A region of the Myxococcus stipitatus DSM 14675 genome:
CGGGCTCCAGGCACACGAGCTTCGCACCCGGGGACAGCTTCGCGAGCGCCCTCGCGTTCATGGCTCCGACACCTCCGAGGCCATGCACGAGCAGATAGACGCCGCCCGCGCGCGCGGTCGGATGCGGCGCGGGAGCTTCGGGCAGCGGCAGCGATTCCAGGACCGGGACCCAGCGGTGGGCTCCACGCAGCGCCACCACCGCCTCGCGAGGCGCGGCGCGCAGCTCGGTGCGGAGCGCCTGGAGGCTCGCGGGCGACAGTCGAACCCCGGCCTCCGTCACCACATCCACGTGGTGGAAGCGCAGGTGGGGGTGCTCCTGCGGGATGACGCGGCAGGGGCCGAGCACCGTCGCCTTGTCGGCGGAGAGGACCTCGTCACCGGTGACGTCGTGGACGTGGTTGGAGACCACGAAGACGGTGCAGGGGCGCTCGGGAGTGAGCTCGACGAGGACGCGCGAGAGGGCCACGAGCGTGTGGTAGCCGCTGGCCTGGGTCTGCGCGAAGGACGCGGACGGCTCCGCGGTGAGGCTCCACAGATGCAGCACCGCGTCCGGGAGTCGGCCTGACTCGCGCAGCGTGGTCACCAGCTCGCGCAGGTCCGCCTGGGAGCCGGGCGCCATGGTGAAGTCCGTGTCGTTGTGGCGCTGGAACCCGGTTCCGGGCTTCACACGCACCACCCCCTGCTCAGCGCCGGGCTCGGGAGCCAGGAGCGAGTCGGCGGTCGACGCCGCATCCTCGAACACCAGCCACACGCGCGGACCCGGAGACTTGGAGGTGCTCGCGGGGGCGAGCGGCGCGCGCTTCCAGGAGGGCGCGTGGAACCAGTTCTCCAGCGGGGCCTGCGCTTCGGGCGCTGGGAGGCTCTCGGACGTAGCCGGGGCGACGGTGGCTCCACCGCGCGGGCTCTGCTCCTCGGGCTCCACCCAGAAGCGCTGCCGCTCGAAGGGGTAGGTCGGGAGCGGGAGGCGCTGGCGCCGCTCGTCGCCGTGGAAGCTCCGCCAGTCGATGTTGACGCCCGCGAGCCACAGGTTGCCCAGCGTCGTGTACGCGAGCGGCGGCGTGCCGTCGGCGACGGTGTCCTGGGGCATCGGCATGGAGCCGAGGACGGGGCGCGAAGGCGTGGACGCCGGATGACGCCGCGCCAGACGGCTGAGCACCTGACCCGGCCCCGCCTCCAACAGGACGCGCTTGGGGTCGGAGAGCAGGGCGTGCAAGCCATCCGCGAAGCGCACCGCGCCGCGCAGGTGCTGCGCCCAGTACCGAGGGCTCGTCGCCTGCTCGGTGGTGATCCACGTCCCCGTCACGTTGGAGATGAAGGGGAGGGTGGGGGGACGCAAGGGCATGGCCGCCGCTCGCGCCGTGAAGGCGTCGAGGATGGGGTCCATCATCGAGGAGTGGAACGCATGCGACGTGACGAGCACGTGGCAACGCACACCCGACTCCTCGAGCTGCCGACGCAGTCGCTCGATCGCCTCCGTGGGCCCGGAGGCGACGCACTGCATGGGGGCGTTCACCGCCGCGAGGCTCAGCTCGGTGCCGAGCGAAGGCCGCAGCTCCTCCTCGCTGAGGGGCACCGCGAGCATGGAGCCCGCGGGGAGGGACTGCATCAGCCGGCCCCGCGCCGCCACGAGCTGAAGCGCGTGTTCCAGCGTGAAGACCCCCGCGAGGCAGGCGGCCACGTATTCGCCAATGCTGTGCCCCAGCATGGCGGCGGGCTTCACGCCCCACGACATCCAGAGGCACGCGGTCGCGTACTCGAGCGTGAAGAGCGCGGGCTGGGTGAGCTCCGTGCGCGCCAGCGCCTTCTCGTTCTCCGCGGCGTCACCCGACCTCGGGTACAGCACGTCGCGCAGATCCTTGCCGCCGAGGTGCGGCTTGAGCAGCTCCGCGCACCGGTCCACCTCCGCGCGGAACACGGGCTCCGCGTCGTAGAGCGCGCGACCCATGCCCACGTGCTGCGAGCCCTGGCCAGGGAAGAGGAACGCCACGGGGCGCTCCACGCCGTCCTCCGTCGCGGTGTGCACGCGAGGGCTGTCCGGCTGGGAGAGCACCGCCACCGCGTCGCTCACGCCTCGCGCGAGGACGAAGCGGCGCTGGCCGAAGCGCTGACGTCCCACCTGGAGCGTCCACGCCACGTCCGCGAGGGCCTTGTCGGAGGTGCCCTCGAGCGCCCTCGCCAGGCGGCCCGTGCTGGACTCCAGCGCGGACGACGTGCGCGCCGACAGCGGGAGGAGCTGCCACGCGCGCCGCGAAGGAGCGCTGTCGGCCGCGCGCGGCGGCTGCTCCAGGACGACGTGCGCGTTGGTGCCACCGACGCCGAAGGAGCTGACGCCCGCGCGCCGGGGCAGCGCGCTCGTGGGCCAGGGCTTGAGCGTCGCGTTGACGTAGAAGGGGCTGCCGTCGAAGTCGATGGCCGGGTTGGGCCGCTCGTAGTGGAGGCTGGGCGGCAGCTCACCGTGCTTCAACGCGAGGGCCGTCTTGATGAGGCCGGTGATGCCCGCAGCCGCGTCCAGGTGACCGACGTTGCCCTTCACCGAGCCGAGCGCGCAGAAGCGCCTGCGCTGGGTGCTGGAGCGGAAGGCCCGCGTGAGCGCCTCCACCTCGATGGGGTCCCCCAGCGGCGTCGCGGTGCCGTGGGCCTCCACGTAGCCGATGGTGTCCGCATCCACGCCGGCCGCGGCGAGCGCCTCGGCGACGACCTGGGCCTGTCCCTCCACGCCCGGCGCCGTGTAGCCCGCCTTGAGCGAGCCATCGTTGTTGATGGCCGAGCCCTTGATGACCGCGTGTACGGTGTCGCCGTCGCGCACGGCGGCCCGCAGCTTCTTGAGCACCACCACGCCCGCGCCGCTGCCGAACAGCGTGCCTCGGGCCTTCGCGTCGAACGGGCGGCAGCGCCCGTCCGGGGACGCCATGCCGCCCTCCACGTGGCGGTAGCCGTTGAGGAAGCTCACGTTGACGGACGCGCCACCCGCGAGCGCGATGTCACACTCCCCATTGAGCAGGCTCTGGCAGGCCTGGTGCACGGCGACCAGCGACGTCGAGCACGCGCTCTGCACGGCGTGACTCGCGCCGCGGAGGTTCAGCTTGTACGAGACGCGCGTGGCCAGGAAGTCCGTGCCGTTGCCGATGTTGACCTGCACGGGCTCCACGGAGCCCAGCACGCGAGGATTCCTCGCCAGGTTCATCAGCAAGTAGGTGTTGAGCGTGGCGCCGCCGTACACGGAGATGGCGCCGGAGTAGTCCCGAGGCGAATAGCCCGCGTGCTCCAGGGCCTCCCAGCAGATCTCCAGGAAGACCCGGTGCTGGGGGTCGGTCAGCTCCGCCTCGCGAGGGGGCATGTCGAAGAACGCGGCATCGAAGGACTCGGGCTCCGGGAACACCGCGGAGGCGCGCACGAAGTCGGGGTCCTCGACCTGCTCTTTCGACGCGCCCGCGGCGCGACACTCCTCGGGTGAGAGGAACCGGATGGATTCCACGCCGCCCCGGACGTTGCTCCAGAGCTCCGCCGTGTCCCGAGCACCCGGGAAACGCCCTGACATGCCGATGATGGCGAGGTCTGCGTCGTCGATGTCTGGAGTCTGCTTCTCGTCCACGTCATCTGCTCCTTCGGTGCATCACTCGCGGCGACTCCGCCGCTCCCTGCGTTGCGCGCCTCGGTTCTGACTCGTCTCGAAGCCGGGGGGCTGGGCCGCGGTGGCCGGCCCTCCCAGCTTCTTCGCCAGCGTGGCGACGGTGGGGGCCTCGAAGACGGAGGTGAGGGGAATGTCGCGCCCCAGCTCCCGCTTCAGCCGACCCACGATCTTGAGCCACAGCAGCGAGTTCCCGCCGAGGTCGAAGAAGTTGTCGTGGATGCCCAGCTGCGCCAGTCCGAGCTGCTCCTGCCACACCTTCGCCAGCGCCAGCTCCACGTCATCCGTGGGCGCCACGTACTCGGTGCCGAGCTGAGGCCGCTCATGCACCGTGCCCGTGGGGGCTTCCGCGCTCGCACCTTCCTTCCGCACCCAGCGCGCCACCCGCGCGGGCAGGTCGCCGGTGGAGACCACCACCTGGCCACCCTGCGCGGACTCCACGACGCGGCGGAACGCCTCCACGGCCTCGGTCGAGGACATGGCGAACGCGTCCAGGCTCGTCTTCGCGCCCGGCGTGCCTTCCTCCGCGACGGGCCAGCCATCCCAGTTGGTGCTCAGCCAGCGCGTCGTGCCCGCCTGGGTGCGCGAGGCCGCGAACGCATCGAGGAAGGCGTTGGCCGCGCCGTAGGCCCCAAGCCCCAGGCCCCCGAGCACGGCGGCGTTGGAGGACACCAGCAGCACGAAGTCCAGCGAGCGTCCGTCGAGTGCCCGCTCCAGCGCATAGGTGCCATGGACCTTCGCGCGGAAGTGGGGCGCGCAGGCCGCCGCGTCCAGGCCGGCGAGCAGCGCCACCGCGCCCTCACCCGCGAGGCCCGCGGCGTGGATGACACCGTGCACCGCTCCGAAGCGCGCTTCCGCCTCCGCGAGCACGCCGCGCAGCCGCGACTCGTCCGCGACGTCCGCGCGCACCACGAGCACTTCCGCGCCCGCCGCTTCCAGCTCCCGCACCGCGCGCTGCTTGTGGCCTCCCGGGTCCACCTCCAACCCGGAGCGGCCCACGAGGACCAGCCGCGCTTGATGGCTCCGCGCGAGCTCACCCGCGAGCAGCAGCCCCACGCCGCCCAAGCCGCCGGTGATGAGGTACACGCCGCGCGTCCGGAGGGGCTGCGCGGCCATGGCGTCCTGCTCGAGCCGCAGCGGCTCATGCGTCTGCACGAGGCGCTGGGCTCCCCGCAGGGCCACCACCGGCTCGGCGGAGTCGGAGAGCAGCTCTCGCGCCAGCGCGCTCACGGTGGACAGGCCCGTGCCACGGCCCAGGTCGACGTACCGGCACGCGACGCCGTCGTGCTCCTGGGGAATCACCTTGCACAGCGCGGGGACCGTGGCGAGCGCGGGCTGGACCTCGTCCGTGCTCTCCACCTCCAGCGCCATGCGCCCCACGACCGTCAGCTCGACGCGCTTGGGCAGTGACGCTTCCACCAGCGCACGCGTCAGCCGGAGCACGGAGTGGAAGCCGCGCTCCTGGGCGCTGTCGAAGTCGGTGGTGCTGGAGCCATCCAGGCTCCACAGGTGGACCACGCGCTCCACGTCGAGGCCCTTCGCCTTCAGGGCGTTGAGCAGGAAGAAGGTCTCCTCGGGGGCCGTCGGGTCCAGGCTGAAGTGGTGCTCACCCAGCTCCTGGAGATGGGTGCCCGGCGTGACGCGTACGACGCGCTGGCCCGCGCGCACCAGCTCGTTGACCAGCGCCTCGCCAGGTCCCGTCGAGTCCTGGAACACGACCCAGGTTCGCGCGGTGACGGCGCCCGCCTTGGGAGGTGACAGCGGGGCGCGCCGCCAGGAGGGGACGTAGAACCAGCTGGCCACGTCCGCGTTCTTTCGCGCGCTGCCACGCCGCGCGGCGGAGGGCGCCTCGGGAGCGAGCCAGTAGTCCTGTCCCTCGAAGGGATAGGTGGGCAGGGGAACGCGCAGCCGTCGCGCGTCTCCACGCACCGCGGCCCAGTCCACGCTCACACCCGCGGCCCAGAGCTTTCCAAGGGTGCCCGCGAGCAGCTCCTCGTCGGCCACCGGGTCCTGCGGATGGCGGAGGGACGGAAGCACGGGCGGCGCGTTGGGGCCGGTGAGCTGCAGCCGCGCCAGCGTGCCGAGCGTGCGGCCCGGGCCGACCTCCAGATAGACGCGGTGAGGCTGCTCCGCGAGCGTGCGGATGCCATCGCCGAAGCGCACCGTGTGCCGCAGGTGCCGCGTCCAGTAGGCCGGGTCCACGGCCTCCTCGGGTGTCATCCACGTGCCGGTGACGTTGGACATCAGGGGCAGGGTGGGGACGTTGCGCTTCAGCGTCCCGATGAACTCCTGGAAGCGCGCGAGAATCGGCGTCACCAGGTGCGAGTGCGCCGCCACGTCGATGGGGATGTGCCGGAACTCCACCTCGCGGCGAGCCAGCTCCGCGGCCAGCGCCTCGACGGCTTCGACCGTGCCGGCGACCACGCACTGCGAGGGGCCGTTCACCGCCGCGAGCGACAGGGAGTCGCCG
Encoded here:
- a CDS encoding type I polyketide synthase is translated as MDEKQTPDIDDADLAIIGMSGRFPGARDTAELWSNVRGGVESIRFLSPEECRAAGASKEQVEDPDFVRASAVFPEPESFDAAFFDMPPREAELTDPQHRVFLEICWEALEHAGYSPRDYSGAISVYGGATLNTYLLMNLARNPRVLGSVEPVQVNIGNGTDFLATRVSYKLNLRGASHAVQSACSTSLVAVHQACQSLLNGECDIALAGGASVNVSFLNGYRHVEGGMASPDGRCRPFDAKARGTLFGSGAGVVVLKKLRAAVRDGDTVHAVIKGSAINNDGSLKAGYTAPGVEGQAQVVAEALAAAGVDADTIGYVEAHGTATPLGDPIEVEALTRAFRSSTQRRRFCALGSVKGNVGHLDAAAGITGLIKTALALKHGELPPSLHYERPNPAIDFDGSPFYVNATLKPWPTSALPRRAGVSSFGVGGTNAHVVLEQPPRAADSAPSRRAWQLLPLSARTSSALESSTGRLARALEGTSDKALADVAWTLQVGRQRFGQRRFVLARGVSDAVAVLSQPDSPRVHTATEDGVERPVAFLFPGQGSQHVGMGRALYDAEPVFRAEVDRCAELLKPHLGGKDLRDVLYPRSGDAAENEKALARTELTQPALFTLEYATACLWMSWGVKPAAMLGHSIGEYVAACLAGVFTLEHALQLVAARGRLMQSLPAGSMLAVPLSEEELRPSLGTELSLAAVNAPMQCVASGPTEAIERLRRQLEESGVRCHVLVTSHAFHSSMMDPILDAFTARAAAMPLRPPTLPFISNVTGTWITTEQATSPRYWAQHLRGAVRFADGLHALLSDPKRVLLEAGPGQVLSRLARRHPASTPSRPVLGSMPMPQDTVADGTPPLAYTTLGNLWLAGVNIDWRSFHGDERRQRLPLPTYPFERQRFWVEPEEQSPRGGATVAPATSESLPAPEAQAPLENWFHAPSWKRAPLAPASTSKSPGPRVWLVFEDAASTADSLLAPEPGAEQGVVRVKPGTGFQRHNDTDFTMAPGSQADLRELVTTLRESGRLPDAVLHLWSLTAEPSASFAQTQASGYHTLVALSRVLVELTPERPCTVFVVSNHVHDVTGDEVLSADKATVLGPCRVIPQEHPHLRFHHVDVVTEAGVRLSPASLQALRTELRAAPREAVVALRGAHRWVPVLESLPLPEAPAPHPTARAGGVYLLVHGLGGVGAMNARALAKLSPGAKLVCLEPVGFPARDAWDAPVSTPDAGEDQAQRIRRARELEAMGAEVHVVSVDLTNEEALRAAVDSTVTRWGALHGVVHAAWLPRQKVARLVSETGPDETAWHFDPRVRGLALLDTVLGDRPLDFRVVASSISAVLGGISTVAHTAASAWQDAFAQAATRAGRRWTSVGWDVVRVEDYGAHLGARGEAIDRLAVAPEQGAEVLDRMLAHAAGPWLVISTHDVKARQAPPQPLPAQAEVVARPLHPRPSNLRSAYVAPTTELERLLADLWQQMLGVTPIGIQDNFFELGGDSLVAVQLTDQLKRRLNLSVPASSLYEGVTVKALAALIQPPDANPGAAQGEADERESTVQRRKQNLQRQRSRRRAEDEDAEEGS
- a CDS encoding type I polyketide synthase encodes the protein MGSHVEYQGDSGLAVAIVGMAVRVPGARDVAAFWRMLRAGVEGITFFSDEALKSLGVDPAFLANPSFVRAAPVLERPGRFDAAFFGYAPREAELLDPQHRVFLECAWTALEHAGYAPGKVPGTTGIFAGSSLSSYLLFNLLSRAEFQQAEDTFPAMVANDKDFLATRVAYHLDFKGPALTVQTGCSTSLVATHLACQSLLGYQCDVALAGGVSVHVPQRTGYTYQEGGITSPDGHCRAFDAKGQGTLFGSGAGVVVLKRLDDALKDGDTIHAVIRGSAINNDGAVKVGFTAPGVEGQMEVIARAQAMADVTPDSISYVEAHGTATPLGDPVEVQALDGVFRAGTDKRAFCGLGSVKTNVGHLDAAAGVTGLVKTALSLEHAELPPSLNYEAPNPRIDFANSPFYVNATLAPWPVGATPRRAGVSSFGIGGTNAHVILEESPFIPPGDASRAWQVLVLSARTPTALEALTASLLSHLKEHPEQPLADVAWTLQSGRKALDLRRVVVCKDRDDAVRVLESRDPQRLFTLAPSSSTPSAVFMFPGGGAQYPDMGRGLYAAEPAFREAVDQCCALLRPRLGFDLKPLMYPDADSAANAGQRLKRTSLALPALFTVEYAMARLWESWGLKPEAVIGHSLGEYTAACLAGVFSLEDALALVVLRGKLFEELPGGGMLSVPMPEAEVRPLLGDSLSLAAVNGPSQCVVAGTVEAVEALAAELARREVEFRHIPIDVAAHSHLVTPILARFQEFIGTLKRNVPTLPLMSNVTGTWMTPEEAVDPAYWTRHLRHTVRFGDGIRTLAEQPHRVYLEVGPGRTLGTLARLQLTGPNAPPVLPSLRHPQDPVADEELLAGTLGKLWAAGVSVDWAAVRGDARRLRVPLPTYPFEGQDYWLAPEAPSAARRGSARKNADVASWFYVPSWRRAPLSPPKAGAVTARTWVVFQDSTGPGEALVNELVRAGQRVVRVTPGTHLQELGEHHFSLDPTAPEETFFLLNALKAKGLDVERVVHLWSLDGSSTTDFDSAQERGFHSVLRLTRALVEASLPKRVELTVVGRMALEVESTDEVQPALATVPALCKVIPQEHDGVACRYVDLGRGTGLSTVSALARELLSDSAEPVVALRGAQRLVQTHEPLRLEQDAMAAQPLRTRGVYLITGGLGGVGLLLAGELARSHQARLVLVGRSGLEVDPGGHKQRAVRELEAAGAEVLVVRADVADESRLRGVLAEAEARFGAVHGVIHAAGLAGEGAVALLAGLDAAACAPHFRAKVHGTYALERALDGRSLDFVLLVSSNAAVLGGLGLGAYGAANAFLDAFAASRTQAGTTRWLSTNWDGWPVAEEGTPGAKTSLDAFAMSSTEAVEAFRRVVESAQGGQVVVSTGDLPARVARWVRKEGASAEAPTGTVHERPQLGTEYVAPTDDVELALAKVWQEQLGLAQLGIHDNFFDLGGNSLLWLKIVGRLKRELGRDIPLTSVFEAPTVATLAKKLGGPATAAQPPGFETSQNRGAQRRERRSRRE